The Campylobacter armoricus sequence TTTTAAGGTTTTTATTATGTTTAAATTTAAATCTTGTATTTGAGAAGGATAGGCCGAAGTGCATTTTAATAAAATTAGATTAGAATTTGACTCCTGTTTAAAAATTTTTACAATTTCTTCTAATTCTTCTTCATAAGCAATACCCGTAGAAACCAAAGTAGGTTTTTTTTCTTTTGCAACAAGCCTTATAAATTCATAATCATTTGCTTCAAAAGAAGCTATTTTGTAAGCTGGTGGATTAAATTGTTTTAAAAAATCTAAATCTTTTTTAGAAAAAGGACTAGAAAAACATATAAGCCCTTCGTTTTTAGCACATTCAAAAAGTTTTTTATGCCATTCATAAGGTGTTTTAGCTTCATTGTATAATTCATATAATTTGCGTCCATGCCATAAGCCACCTTCTATAATAAAATCTTTTTTATCAGAATTTAATGTTAAACTATCTGGGGTATAAGTTTGAATTTTGATAGCATCAGCTCCTGCTTTTTTTGCTGCTTGTATGGTTTTTAAGGCTACTTCAAGACTATTTGCATGATTTGCTGAAAGTTCGGCTATGATAAAAACTTTTTCATCAAGGTTAAAATTTTCTATAAACATTAAAGCCCTTTTTTGTTTAAATAAAAATTTACCATATTTTATATTTTAATTATTAATTATGATTAAAGGTTTATTTAGTAAAATAAATTTATTATAAGTTTTAAGGATTATGCTATGAATAAAACCCTAGAATATTCAATATATCACTTTTGCGAGCATATTTTGAAGTTGAAAATTATGCCAACTAGTGTAATTAGAGGTGAGCTTTATGGTGCTTCTATACCTTTATATTTTAAAGATGAAGAGTATAGTTTTTATTTGTTTTTTCAAAAAAAAGCCCTAAATGAAATTGCACAATTTTTATTACATGAAGATTTAAAAGAAGATGGTTTGGCTGATTTGGTAAAAGAAGTGGCAAATCAAATTATAGGTTATGCTAAAAAGTTACTTAATGATACTAATGGCAAAGATGAATATCGTTTAGGTGTTCCTGAATATTTGGGGCGTATAGATGGATTTTCAAAAATAAAACTCAAGGAAAAATTTACTTATGAAATGAAAAACGCTCGTTTTAGAATAGGCTATAAAAAACTATGATAGAAGATCATTTAGGATTATTACAATCTTATGAGGATATTTTAGATATAAGTGTTGATTTTGTTAGTGAGCTTGGCACGACTAATATGAGCGTTAGGGACCTTTTAAAGCTAGAAGTAGGTTCTGTTATAGATCTTGAAAAGCCAGCAGGTGAAAGTGTAGAACTTTATTTAAATAAAAGAATTTTTGGTAAAGGCGAGGTTATGGTGTATGAAAAAAATCTTGCCATAAGGATTAATGAAATCTTAGATTCGAAGTCTGTGTTGCAATACTTTAAAAAAGAATTGCAATGAAATTTTTATGGTTTTTATTTTTAGTTTTCTTTCCACTTTTTGGTGCGAATATTCTTGATTATAATATCTATCCAAGAGATGATAGGGTAGATATTACATTTTCTTTTGATGGCCCTTATGATTTAGGTATTAGCCAAAATAAAAAAGGGAATATTGTGATTTTTACTTTAAATGCAAAAATTTCAAAAGAAGAAGATAAGACAATTAATTCTAAGATTATAAAAAAAGTTAAAATATTTTCAGAAGGCGAGAAAACATTTATTGCTTTAAATATTGGTGATGATGTAGATATAAAAGCTGATACAATCGGTGATAAATTTGGTTTAAGACTACGAGCACAAAAAAAAGATAGTTTTGTATCACAAGAACAGCCAGTTTTAAATAATCAAACAACTACGGGAGTAAATATGCAAGAGTATGATTTTACAAATTACATTTTAGTTGTAAGTGTTTTAGTTCTTTTGCTTATAGTGCTTTGGTTTTTTAAAAATTATTTAAAACAAAAACATCCTATAGATAGAAATTTCAATATGATATTTCAAAGATCTCTTGATAGGAATAATCAGCTTATAGTTTTTGAGTATGGGTTAAAACGCTATATAATGATAATTGGAAATTCTAATGTTGTTTTAGAAACTAGTGATGCCTTAGAAAAAAATGAAAATATAAATTCGCAAAAATCGCAAGAAAAAGATTTTGATTCGTATTTTGAAGCAAATAAACAAAGATTGCAAAATTTAATTTCAAAACAAAATAATTAATTTTTTTGATTAAAGGCTAAAATAATCAGCTTTGGTTTTGATATTTTTTTAATCTCTTCTTTAGAAAAATAAATTTCTTTTTTAGATGAGTAAATATATAAAGTATAATTTTTTAACTCAAAGTTGAGATTTTCATCTGTATCTTTTGCTAATTTTCTAGCCAATGATAGAATAAAATTAAACCAAATTAAAATATGATTATTTGGTAATAATTCTTTATAATGCTCTATTGTTAAAGGATTGATTTTTTTACCATTTGCTTTTAAGAGAGTAGAAATAAGTAAAATTTCTTTATGTGAAAAACCAAAATGCAAGCCATTTAGTGCCATATATGCACTATGTTCATTTGCAAAGTAAAAATTTATTCTCTCTCCAATATGGGCAAGCTTTGCCGCGTTTAGAAGATTTTTTTTGTAATTTATATCTATTTTGTGTATGGGTAGGAGTGCTTCAAATATCTTGTTTGCATAATAAGAACTTCTATCAGTATAATCAACGCAAAAACGATCTTGCAATGACTTTAAGCTAGGATTGAAATTTGGTGGAAAATTAGCATTAAATTTTGAAAAATCCGTTGTTTCGTTTTTGATTTTTGTGTGTTTGTGAAATATATTTGATAAAAATACCCCTTCTCTTACTCCAACAGCTGAGGTAATGATTGTTTTTGCTCTTAAATTTTTTGCTATGTTTAAAAATATTATGCAGCCTTCTTTAATAGTATCAAAACGATCTTTTTTAATATTAAAATCAATTAAATTTTTAGCATTTTGAATTTTTTCTATATAGCTTTTTTCCTTATCAAAATTGTAACTAAAATTATGAATCATTTTTAAAGGATATGAATTTTTTTTCATAATAGAATTTGATAATGCTCTTAAACTACCACCTATGGCGATGATATTGTCATTTTGAAATGATTTTGGAATCTGCAAAAGAGTTTCTTTTATAAATTGCTCTAATGCATCAAATTTTTTCATATCATAATAAAGCTCTTTTAATCTTACTGTTCCAAGATCCAAAGAAATACAATCAATTATTTTACCATCTTTAATTAAGCATAGTTCTGTAGAGCCTCCACCTATATCTATAGTGGTGGCATTTTGAATGTTTGATAATAAATTTAAAGTAGCCAATCCACCCAGGAAAGATTCTGTTTTGCCATTAATGCATTTTATATTTAAACCGACATTTTTATTAATTCTTGTGATAAATTCTTTAGCATTAGGTGCATCTCTTAGGGCAGAAGTTCCAACAACAATAATTTTTCTACATTTTTCTTTAATAGCTTTTTCTTTAAAATAAAGTAATGCTTTTTGTGCTTTAAGCATCGCATCTTCTTGAAGAATTTTATTATTATTGTAAGCATTTTCTCCAAGCCTAACTTTTTTTTTGTGCTCACTACAAATAAAAAAACCATATCTTGAGGTTCTCTCAAAAATTACCATACGAACAGAGTTAGAACCAAGATCAATTACTGCTGTTTTTTTTGCCATTAAATATCTTTGTTTTTATGTTTAAGACGAAGTTCGTCAATACTTTCAACATTATCAGGATCAGGTATGATACAATCAACAGGACAAGCTACTATACAGGCTGGTTCTGAAAATTCATTCACACACTCAGTGCAAAGATCAGGATCTATAACATAAATAGGATCATTATCATAGATTGCTTCATCTGGGCATTCTTCCCTACATGCATCACAGGATATACATTCTCTAGTGATTAAAAGTGACATATTTTTCCTTTTTATGAATAATAAAGCTAACTTATACTATATAAAAACTTATATGTAATTTAAAAAGGTAAGAAAATTTAAATTTTTGTTTTATCAGAATGAAAATTCATTCTGATAATTTTTTAGTTTGTTTTTTTAGGGAAGCAAAAGCGATAACCTCTACGACGCACCGTTTCTATAGTAGAGATATTAAGCGGTTTATCCATTTTTTGTCTAATTTGATTGATTGCAACTTCAATAACATTTGGAGTTACTAATTCAGGTTCCTCCCATATTGCGTCTAGGAGTTGTTCTTTTGAAACAATTTGATCAGAGTGTCTAGCTAGGTGAGTTAAAACTTCAAAAGGTTTACCTTTTAATTCAATATCTTTACCTTGATAAGTAATTTTTTCTTCATCTGGATCAATAATCAAATCATCTATTTTAATTACATTGGTTCCGCCAAATCTAAGCCTAGCTTCAATTCTTGCCATTAAAATATCAAAATCTAAAGGCTTTTTTATATAATCATCAGCACCAGCTTTTAATGCTTTGATTTCATTTTCTTTATTTGCTTTTGAGCAAATTGCTATTATAGCAGTTCTTGGAGATTTATGTTTTATAACATTAATCAAATCACTTGCATCAGAACTTCCGATTATCCAGTTTGATAACACTAAATCATAATGTCTAATACCTATAAAATACTCAGCGTCTTTAAAATTTTCTGAAGTATCACTTTGATATCCAAATTCAGTTAAAGCATTAGATAGTGTTTTGTTTAGTGATGCTTCATTTTCTACAACTAAAATGCGCATTTTATTCCTTATTGAAGAATTTTTATGCGAAAGCATAGCATAAATTAAGCAAATATTCAAAATTCTTTAAAAATTTTTAATATTTTTTGACGATACTTGCTCCAACAAGTGCGTTTTTTATAACATCTGGTTTATAGCAAGTAATGCTTATAAATTTAAGCTTTTTATGATATTTTTTTATGCTTTTGCATAGATATTTTAAAGATTTTTCTATAGTTTTAAATTTTTTCTTTTTGTAAATTATTTCAATTTTTTCGCATAATTTAGCATAATCTAAAAAATTTTTACTTTTTGCTTCTAATTCTATAAGAACTTTTTGTTCTTGAATTCTCTCATAGTCCAAAAGACCTATAATACATTTAAATTCTAAATTTATTTTTATATGACTTTGCATTCTTGTTTTCCAATAAGTCTTAAAATATTTGGTATATGCTTATAAACTACTATAAAAGCAATGATAAAAATAGGTGCATGTGTATTGATAACTGGTATTTCATAGTGAAAAATAAAAGAGGTGGTGATTAAAACTATCAAAGCACCAAGAGAAGCTAAACTTGAAATTTTAAAAACTTTTCCTATAACAAACCATGTTAAAAACGCACATATAATTTCAAAAGGTAAAAATACTGCTAAAACTCCAGCCCCAGTAGCCACTCCTTTGCCACCTTCAAATTTTAAATAAGGTGAAAAGCAATGCCCAAATACTGCCAAAACAGCCATAGTCCATAAAATATTTTCATCATAACCTAAATTTTTCACAATTAATATAGGTAAAATTCCTTTTAAAGCATCTAAAACAATGGTTGCTATAGCAAGCGCTTTGGCAAGTTTTGGATCACTTTTTTTTACTACCCTTAAAACATTAGTTGCACCTATGCTTTTACTTCCTGTATTTTTGATATTTGTTTTAGCAAAAATTTGAGCTAGTAAAAGACCAAATGGTATGGCACCTATAAGATAAGCTAAAAGATAAATTATCAAATTTTCCATTCTATATTTCACTCTATTAAAATAATTTAGACAAATAATATATCAAAAGTAACAATAAAAAAAACTGAAATTAATATTTAAGAGATATTTTATCTTATAATAATTTTTATTTATAAATATAAATTTTTTATTTTATTTAAAGAAAATTATAGATATATTTTCAATAAGTTTATTTTAAATAAGCTTTATTTTATCTTATTTCTAGGAGTAGATAATGAAAAAAATTTCATTATTAGTTGCATCATCATTATTAGTTGCATCAACTGCTTTAGCTAATGATAAAGCTTTATTAGATGAAGCAAAATCTGCAGGTTTAGCACCACTGCCAAAAGATCAAGCAGGCGTTGAAAAGCTTTTAAAAGAAATGGGCATTAAGGCTAGTAAATTTTCTAAAGAAAAAGCCAATCTTGGTAAGAAATTATATTTTGAGCCAAGACTTTCTAAAAGTGGTTTGATTTCTTGTAATACCTGTCATAATTTAGGTATGGGTGGTGCTGATGGTATAGCTGCTGCTGTAGGACATAAATGGACTGCTAATCCACATCATTTAAATTCGCCAACCGTTTATAATTCAGTGTTAAATTCAACTCAATTTTGGGATGGTAGAGCAGGAACTTTAGCAGATCAAGCAAAAGGTCCAATCGAAGCAGAGCCTGAAATGGCAACTCCGGCAAAATTAGCAGTAGAAAAAATTTCTTCTATGCCAGAATATGTAAAAGAATTTAAAAAAATATATGGTGGCGATGGAGTAACTTTTGACAATATTGCAGATGCTATTGCTACATTTGAAAGAACACTTTTAACTCCATCTAAATTTGATAAATTCTTAGAAGGTGATACTAAAGCTTTAAGTAAAAAAGAAAAAGAAGGTTTAAAAACTTTTATTGATAAAGGTTGTACAGCTTGCCACACTGGAGTAAATTTAGGTGGTAGTATGCAAGCTTTCCAAGTAGCAGCACAATATAAATTTGCTAATATTGGTGATTTTAAAGGTGATGCAAATGGTTTAGTTAAAACTCCAACATTAAGAAATATAGCTGAAACAGCTCCGTATTTCCACAATGGTGCTATTTGGTCTTTACAAGAAGCAATTAAAGAAATGGGTAGTGTTCAACTTGGTATAGAAATTTCTGATAAAGAAGCAGCTTCTATAGAAATTTTCTTAAATGCTTTAACAGGTAAAAAACCAAACATTACTTATCCTCAGTTACCAAAAGCAACTGAAAAAACTCCAAAACCAGAGCTTTGATAAAGTTTTCCCTAAAGTTCATTCTTTAGGGAAATATTATTTATAATTAAATATATTCAATTCTTTCTTATTTTTTAAATTACTATTTTCATTGTATTTGCAATGATAATATATAAACAATATAATTATTGATTTATATGTTTTTTGTGTATAATTTTAAATAATTATTCATTTAACTTAAGGATTTGTTTATGAAAAATAAATTTCTGTTTAGTATTGTTATTGCAACGGCAGTTTTATTTAGTGCATGTGCTAATTATGCAAAAGTAAATAATGACTTGGAACAAAAATTAGTTCAAAAGGTGTGTTCTAAGGATTTTTTTATTCAAGAAATGGCTAAGGTAGATAAAAATGATGATCCAGTTTATGTGGGATTAAATGCAGGTTTAATTGCAAAAAATTGTGGCGATTTTAATCTTAGTAATGAATTTTTTGATAAGGTAGAAGAATCTTATCAGGTTGATGTTGATTTAAGAAGCGGTGTTCAAAAAGTTGCTAAAACAGCTGCAACTACATTGATAAATGATTCTATATTAGATTATGATGGTTCCTTATATGAAAGAATTATGGTTAATGTATATAAGGGCTTAAATTTTATGAGCGAAGGTGATTTTAATAATGCAAGAGTAGAATTTAAAAGAGCATTACTCCGTCAAGATAGAGCAAAAGATTACTTTAAAGCCCAAATTGCTAAAAACAAAGCAGAATTAGAAAAGGCCAAAAAAGAAGATCCAAATTTTAATAAAAACTTTACCGATTCAGCAAAACAAATAAACGCTCAGTATGATGCTTTATTTGAAGAATTTTCAACAAGCAAAAATTTCACAAATCCTTATGCGACTTATTTGGCTTCAATTTTTTATTATATGAGTAAAGATTATACCTTAGCCAAAGACTTATTTAAAGAGATTAAAGTTTTAAATCCAAAAAATGGTGAAATCAATAAAGAATGGAAGATAATAAGTCGTACTCATAAAGATAAAAAATATATTTTTGTGGTGTATGAAAATGGTTTTGGTGTGATAAAAGATGAATTTAAATTAACCTTACCTCTTATTTTAAATGATACACTAACTACAGCTTCTATTGCGTTGCCTACTTTAAAGAAAAGAAGTCAATCTTTTGAGTATTTAAGTGTAAATGATGCTAATACTACAAAATTAGTTGATTTAGATAATGTTGTAGCAAGTGAGTTTAAATTTGAACAACCAGCAATAGTTACAAAGGCTGTAGTTTCTGCTATTTTAAAAACAACATTAAATGCAGCAGTTGCTAATAATGACTCAACAGGAGGATTTTTAAGTTTAGCTAGTGGTATTGTAACAGCCGCAACAACTCAAGCTGATGTTAGATCTTGGAGAGGATTGCCGCAAAATATTGGTGTTGTTATAGTAAAAAATACAGGCAAGGTTGTAATTAAAACTCCTAATAAAAGTGAATTATTTAATAAACAAGTTAATCCAAATAAAAATGTATTGATTATAGTGCGTTCTTTTACTCCTAGTATTGCTCCAAGCATAAATATTATAGAAAAATGAAAAAGATAATTTTTTTATTGTTATTAAATTGTATGTTATTGGTTTCACAAGATGCTCTTGATACAAACTTTAAACATACAAATGTAAAAAGTGTAAAAGAAAGAATAAATAATGCAGGATTATTAGAAGTGCAGATTATTTTTTATAGTTCTGTTGATAAAAAACTTTCTTATAAAATAGAATGGTTTGATAAAGATGGTTTTGTGTTAAAAAATACTATTGATAGAAACTATAAAAATATTAACTTATTAGCTAAACAAGAGTATATTATACAAAATATAGCTAGTAATAAGGAAGCAAAAAAATATAAAATATATATTAAATAAAAAAGGATAAATAATGAAAAAAATTAAAATTTTAACAAGTGTGGCAATTATAGGTGTTTTATTTAGTGCGTGTATGCAACAACCTGCTTATGTAGATGGAACTGCAGCTAAAGTAAAGAAAGGCGATTCTTTAAGCATGGCTTTAACTGGTGAAGATTTTGATAATACCGCTAAAGAAATGCTAAATAGTTTGTTTAGTTCAGGATATGTTGTCAAAAAAATAGGAAATTCGGGTAAGGCGGTAGTTGCAGTCTATGATGTAGTAAATAACACTGCTTTGAGAATTGATACTAGAAATTTGACTGATTTGATGGTAGAAGAGCTTATAAATTCGGGTAAATTTGCAGCTTCAGCTACTCAAGGTAATGATAATGCAACCCAAAATAATATGGATGAGCTTATAAGTGATAAAGATGATGATAGGTATGATAAAGCAACAGTGTCAAAAAAATACACTCAAATCAGTGCTTCTTTAACTTTACAAGGAAGAATTGATCAGCAAAATGTAAAGTTAAACAATGGAAAAACTCAAGTTGAGTATTTTTTTGTAATGAAATTAGCTGAAAAAGTTAGTGGTTTGGTGGTATGGCAAAAAACTAATAGAATCAATAAGCTTGGTTCAAGTAAAACCGTAAGTTGGTAATAATAAAATAATAAGGAAAGATATGATGAAAAAAAGATTTATTATTGGATCATTATTGGTAGTTAGTTTTCTTTATGCTCAAGCAACTTCACAGGTTGAAATCACTCAAGAAGATGTTAAAGTTCAAAATGAAATATCTGATGCAAGCTCTAAGGATATTTCCCCTAAATCACTAGATGATTTTTTCGAAGAATTTGCTAAAGATTTTAATATAGAATATGGAGTAACAAAAAAAGGAAAAACTTTTTACACAGGTAGAAGCGAAGTATCAATAAATGATAATGACCCTCAATTTGCACAAGCTTTACAAAATGCTTATCAAAGAGCTATGTTAAATTTGCAAACAGAATTTATCAAAGATGCTTTTGGAAGAATAGCTGTTAGTAAAATACAAAATTATGAATCTGATGGATCTTCTAATGCAAAAGAATTTGAAGAGCTTTCAAAAGGTGGAGTTTTATCACAAATTTTTGACAAGCTTACTCAACTTACTGGAGCAAAATTAGATAAAGCATTAAAAGATTTAGGTATAAATGTAGAAGGTTTAACAGAAGAAAGAAAAAAGACATTATTAAAAAAAGAATTTCTTAGTAAAACTATAACAACTGCTGTTGGTTCTATGAGTGGTTTAGTTCCTGTTCAAACTATAATTACACAAAGAAGAGGACAATATGATATAGGTGTAATTGCTGTTGTATCAAGTAAAACGCGTCAACTTGCAAAAGATATGGCACTATCACGCAAAAGCAATATAACTGGAAAAGGAAAAAATATTAGTGAATATTTGCCTCAAGATGATAAAGGTTTTCTTAATGAATATGGTATTCGTTTAGTTTATGATGAAAAAGGCTTGCCAGTAATTTTAAGTTATGGAAATTGGGGGTATGTTGCTGATGCTAATAATGCTAAGAAAACAAATATTTTAGAAGATAAAGCTAAAAACACTGCAGCAACAATGGCTGATGTAGCTATTGTTGAATTTATTAATACAAATTTAAGTCTTGTTGATGAAACTACAACTGGAGAAAGTTATGAAGAAATCATCAAGCAAAGTTTTAATATAAATGACAATACTACTCAAGAAGAAACTCAAAATTTTATGAATATTATCGAAAAAATAAATACAAAAATAAAGGCTAGTGCTAGTGGAAAAATTCGTGGTATATCAACATTAAAAAAATGGAGTTATACAAGCGATAATGGTGTAGAGCATGTTGGGGTTGTAAGATTTTATTCTTATGCTAATGTGGCAAATATCAATGAAACATTAAATCCAAAATCTTCTAAAGTTCCTATTAAAAAATCTTCTTCAAATATCCAAAGAAGTTCTAATGTTGTAAATGATATAGATGATTTTTAGGAATATTTTATGAGATATTTAATAGTTTGTATCATAGGTTTATTTTTACACTTAAATTTGAATGCAAAGATTGTTAGTTCTACTTCTAGTTATTCAAGCAGTGGTGAAGGTGTTGGGGTAACTAGAGATGAGGCTGTGAATAACGCCATTATAGAAGCCATTGGAAAATTAAATGGAGTTAGTATTGATTCAGCAAAAGAAGTTTTTATTAATATTGATTCAGATAGTAAAAAAACTAATATTAAGGATAATTATAAAGAAGAGCTTTTAAAGGTTACAAAAGGTAAGATAGATACCTACGAGATTAATAATATAGAACAAAACGATAAAGGATATACTGCTAGTGTAACGGTTTTTAAAACGACTATAAGCAAAAAATACCAAACCCCAGGCTTAAATTCTAACAACAGAAGAAATATTACGATTTTTAGTACTTCTTCTAGTTATAAAGAGCTTAGCAATATTTTGCAACAAAAAATAATTACAAATTTAATTCAAAGCAGAAAATTTAATGTTTTAGATCGTGATTCTAAGGGTTATTATGATATGGAAAAAGCTTTGATAAAATCTCCTGATGCATATAAAGATGAAATATATAAATTAAAGAATGTTTTGGCTACTGATTATATATTATTATTTAATGTTGGTGGAGTTGATCTTAAAACGAAAGGTAGCAGAAATAAAATAGATGTTGTGGTGGATTATCGTGTGCTTTTATTTGCTACAAGGCAGATTAAATTTTCAAACACTTTAACCATGTCAGCTTCTATTAAAGGCGATTCTTTAGTTGCAAGTGAAAAGCTAAGTGAAAAAATAGCAAAGAAAATTTCAGATGATATATTAAATGCTATTTATCCTTTAAAAATTGCACAAGTTAGCAACAATGAAGTAGTTTTTTCGCAAACTTTAAGCAATGATGATATTTATGAGTGTTATTCTTTGGGTGAAGTGATAAAGGATGTTTATACTAAAGAAAATACAGCAAGAATAGAAACAAAAAGTGGAAAGGTTCAAATTATACGCTCAACACCAAAATTATCATATGCAAAAATTCTTGAAGGAAGTGTTAAAAAAGGAGATATTTGCAGGCCTTTAGATGATGGTGGTGTTGGAATGGAAAAACAACATAGTGTTAATCAAAATGGCACAGTAAATTTAGGATGGTAATTAACCTAAATTTAAAATTATTTGAGTATAATCTCAAGTTTTAACCACTAAAGCTTTCTAAATTTATGTTTTATACATAATGCTTTATGGTGCTACCAAAATATTTTAAGAAAGGATAGCTATGTATGCTATTATAAAACACAGCGGAAAGCAATATAGAGTAAGCCAAGGTGATGAGCTTAAACTAGATCGTTTTGAAGCTGAAGTAAAATCAAGTGTAGAAGTAAGCGAAGTTCTTGCTGTATGCGATAAAGAATTAAAGGTAGGTGCGCCTTTTGTTGCGGGTGCAAAAGTTGTTTTAGAAGTGGTTGCTCATGGAAAAGACAAAAAAGTTGTTATATACAAAAAAAGACGCAGAAAAGACTCTAAGCTAAAACGCGGTTTTAGAAGACAATTTACTCGCGTTAGAGTAGTAGATATTAAAGCATAAGGAGTAAAGAATGGCACACAAGAAAGGTCAAGGTTCAACTCAGAATAATCGTGATTCTATAGGTCGTCGTCTAGGTGTTAAAAAATTTGGTGGAGAATTTGTTCGTGCTGGTAATATTATCATCCGCCAAAGAGGAACA is a genomic window containing:
- the rpmA gene encoding 50S ribosomal protein L27; translation: MAHKKGQGSTQNNRDSIGRRLGVKKFGGEFVRAGNIIIRQRGTATHAGNNVGMGKDHTIFALIDGFVKFERKDKNRKKVSVYPA
- the rplU gene encoding 50S ribosomal protein L21, encoding MYAIIKHSGKQYRVSQGDELKLDRFEAEVKSSVEVSEVLAVCDKELKVGAPFVAGAKVVLEVVAHGKDKKVVIYKKRRRKDSKLKRGFRRQFTRVRVVDIKA
- a CDS encoding DUF6844 domain-containing protein → MKKRFIIGSLLVVSFLYAQATSQVEITQEDVKVQNEISDASSKDISPKSLDDFFEEFAKDFNIEYGVTKKGKTFYTGRSEVSINDNDPQFAQALQNAYQRAMLNLQTEFIKDAFGRIAVSKIQNYESDGSSNAKEFEELSKGGVLSQIFDKLTQLTGAKLDKALKDLGINVEGLTEERKKTLLKKEFLSKTITTAVGSMSGLVPVQTIITQRRGQYDIGVIAVVSSKTRQLAKDMALSRKSNITGKGKNISEYLPQDDKGFLNEYGIRLVYDEKGLPVILSYGNWGYVADANNAKKTNILEDKAKNTAATMADVAIVEFINTNLSLVDETTTGESYEEIIKQSFNINDNTTQEETQNFMNIIEKINTKIKASASGKIRGISTLKKWSYTSDNGVEHVGVVRFYSYANVANINETLNPKSSKVPIKKSSSNIQRSSNVVNDIDDF
- the lpoB gene encoding penicillin-binding protein activator LpoB, which encodes MKKIKILTSVAIIGVLFSACMQQPAYVDGTAAKVKKGDSLSMALTGEDFDNTAKEMLNSLFSSGYVVKKIGNSGKAVVAVYDVVNNTALRIDTRNLTDLMVEELINSGKFAASATQGNDNATQNNMDELISDKDDDRYDKATVSKKYTQISASLTLQGRIDQQNVKLNNGKTQVEYFFVMKLAEKVSGLVVWQKTNRINKLGSSKTVSW